The Bacteroidota bacterium genome contains a region encoding:
- a CDS encoding porin has protein sequence MKRIQLLLLILLFTVASFSDVFSQDSLRSLINSLIPVSPFTISGYVDTYYSHDNDNSNTTDRFPGVSPVRDEFRLNIAQLSLKYIKQNVRGNLTIQYGDLPDVSYPSNQKLFPEANVGFSPWENVWIDAGYFVTHIGTETVRPIENTFSTWALVTQFEPLPQAGAVISYSARRFNGALWVMNGYSVLADNNKNKSAGISLTWWPYKNVSFAYNNIIGNESSDLSDGKMRYYNNFIIKASLGTNWNIIVNNDFCFQEKSKIDDPKSYGALAGGFLTVQYTFNDPKFSLAYRGEYFADFDGILSPTYNVTSTERSGLMCFGPSLAFKYQPMPNAYVRLEGRYLKTLRDLKIFTDDKDYRIDGSITMGVQF, from the coding sequence ATGAAAAGAATTCAACTCCTTCTTTTAATTCTTTTATTTACCGTTGCAAGTTTTTCAGATGTTTTTTCTCAGGACTCACTAAGAAGTTTAATCAACTCACTTATTCCGGTTTCACCATTCACAATATCAGGATATGTAGATACTTATTACAGCCACGATAATGATAACTCAAATACAACTGACCGCTTCCCAGGGGTCTCTCCAGTAAGAGATGAGTTCCGTCTAAACATTGCGCAGCTTAGTTTGAAATATATAAAACAAAATGTAAGAGGGAATCTTACAATTCAATACGGAGATTTGCCCGATGTTTCTTATCCTTCTAATCAGAAACTTTTTCCGGAAGCCAATGTAGGATTTTCTCCATGGGAGAATGTTTGGATTGATGCGGGATATTTTGTTACTCATATCGGAACGGAAACAGTCAGACCGATTGAAAATACATTTTCTACCTGGGCGCTTGTGACACAGTTCGAACCGCTTCCTCAGGCAGGTGCAGTGATATCATACTCGGCAAGAAGATTTAACGGCGCGCTATGGGTAATGAATGGGTACAGCGTACTTGCAGATAACAATAAAAATAAATCGGCGGGAATATCACTTACATGGTGGCCTTATAAGAATGTTTCCTTCGCGTATAATAATATAATCGGCAATGAATCATCGGATTTATCCGACGGCAAGATGAGATATTACAATAACTTTATTATCAAGGCAAGCTTAGGAACTAACTGGAATATAATTGTAAACAACGATTTCTGCTTTCAGGAAAAATCAAAGATTGATGATCCGAAATCATACGGTGCATTGGCAGGCGGATTTTTAACAGTGCAGTACACATTCAACGATCCGAAATTTTCACTCGCTTACAGAGGAGAATATTTTGCTGATTTCGACGGAATACTCTCACCGACATATAACGTTACTTCCACAGAAAGAAGCGGGCTTATGTGCTTCGGTCCATCGCTGGCATTCAAATATCAGCCGATGCCAAATGCATACGTCCGCCTAGAAGGAAGATATTTAAAAACACTAAGAGATTTGAAAATATTTACAGATGATAAAGATTACAGGATAGACGGAAGTATTACGATGGGAGTGCAGTTTTAG
- a CDS encoding 1-(5-phosphoribosyl)-5-[(5-phosphoribosylamino)methylideneamino] imidazole-4-carboxamide isomerase gives MGILIIPAIDIIDGKCVKKFEGLFETTEYYSESPINTVKLLRKENFKTIHITDLDGAVRGDMKNFEVIKQITRCIDIPIQLGGGIRDYDTAKKVIEELGVYRIVIGTAAIANPKLIKDLIKNFGPSKIIIGIDEKNDKVMRDGWINSFPCTILDFAQLMKDFGVKRIIYQDIGRVGSLKGPNLERLKEIGDKIKIKLTSAGGIRDFRDLKSLQGLEGFGVDSVVVSRALYENKFPCQNIWREVERTDTSLDLPSVN, from the coding sequence ATGGGTATTTTAATAATTCCGGCAATTGATATTATTGACGGAAAATGTGTAAAGAAATTCGAAGGACTTTTTGAAACAACAGAGTATTACAGTGAAAGCCCCATTAATACTGTAAAGTTGCTTCGAAAAGAGAATTTTAAAACAATTCATATCACTGATTTAGACGGTGCAGTACGAGGTGATATGAAGAACTTTGAAGTTATAAAACAGATTACAAGATGCATTGATATTCCTATTCAGTTGGGAGGAGGAATAAGAGATTATGACACTGCTAAAAAAGTAATAGAAGAGTTAGGAGTATATAGAATTGTAATTGGGACTGCAGCTATTGCAAATCCAAAGCTCATAAAGGATTTGATAAAAAACTTCGGGCCAAGTAAAATAATAATAGGTATAGATGAAAAAAATGATAAGGTGATGAGGGACGGATGGATAAATTCTTTCCCGTGTACTATTCTGGATTTTGCTCAGTTAATGAAAGACTTTGGCGTTAAGAGAATTATATATCAGGATATAGGGAGAGTCGGAAGTCTTAAAGGTCCAAACCTTGAACGCCTGAAAGAAATCGGAGATAAGATAAAAATAAAGCTTACATCTGCGGGCGGCATTCGTGACTTCAGAGATTTGAAAAGCCTTCAGGGGCTTGAAGGGTTTGGAGTGGATTCTGTTGTTGTATCAAGAGCTTTATACGAAAATAAATTTCCATGCCAGAATATCTGGAGGGAAGTCGAACGAACTGATACTTCACTCGACTTACCTTCCGTAAATTAA
- a CDS encoding S8 family peptidase: MKKGYFSKLSVFLVTVFLVAILIFTISKNTKTENSFSYIYEDKDYIEGQIIVSLNGDADINKLVRDFSNINLRVKERLIPDMNIYLLEYDISKSSAVDALISLKSKHDVSVAQFNHNNIKERTVSSISATTPNDTRFSEQWDMNNTGQTGGTPDADIDAPEAWDIATGGNTALGDTIVVAVVDGGGDLANTELSYWKNYGEIPGNGIDDDGNGYIDDVNGWSAINNNGTIPVESHSTHVAGTVGAKGNNGAGVTGVNWKVKVMAVHGSTSSEAVAIKAYGYVYKQRKLYNETNGVKGAFVVSTNSSFGVDNGQPSSYPLWCAFYDSLGRVGVLSAGAGPNNNVNIDVVGDIPTACPSPFMIAVTNTTNTDVRNSGAGYGPINMDLGAPGTNILSTLPNNTFGLNTGTSMATPHVAGAVGLMFNAAGANLIQLGRLKPDSLASYMKFVMLSTVDTLASLNTQVLSKGRLNLFKAVNKVKVANVPVLNAFNLTSPTAGTTVTTFPGSQTNITFTWDTSATGATYKFIFGSPSATNRQIQVDAGTNSFTIKSGTLDSILANLGVASGSSLVGSWDVYAKRLIPVNDSLKAANGPRTVTLARGLVTVSPFALVQPANNTTLITAPNDNSNVNISWRSGGAGIKYKWQFDSPSFAGPVILNIPSGNNSFDTTITLVNSALDGMLQAYGLNRGDSLVGQWKVYAFRSPTDSTASSETRNLTLRRVGTLLLNESFENATFPPAEWSTAGTGTIYWVRSTGTGGYGNGTASAKYDFWTATASTGAQSLVSNQFPAVTSPTNYLRFNYACAYYSATSIDSCIVETSTDAGTTWTRLLGMYQSASLTSGYNSSPVMSTVSSTSSFTPTASQWATKILSMPVGTNKIRLTAKSAYGNNLYIDNITSGTVTGIGNQLTLTPEKYELSQNYPNPFNPTTKISYSIPKAGIVTMKIFDVTGREVASLVNELMQPGAYTVDFNASAFASGVYFYRLEAQDFIDTKRMVLLK, from the coding sequence ATGAAAAAAGGATACTTTTCCAAGCTGTCCGTTTTTTTAGTAACGGTATTTCTCGTAGCTATTTTGATATTTACCATTTCTAAAAACACGAAAACAGAAAACTCTTTTTCTTATATATACGAAGATAAAGATTACATAGAAGGACAAATAATCGTTTCGCTTAATGGCGACGCTGATATAAATAAACTCGTCAGGGATTTTTCAAACATTAACCTCAGAGTTAAAGAAAGACTTATTCCGGATATGAATATCTATCTGCTGGAATATGATATCTCAAAAAGCTCTGCTGTTGATGCTTTGATAAGTCTAAAGAGCAAGCATGATGTTTCAGTTGCTCAGTTCAATCACAACAATATTAAAGAGCGTACCGTTTCATCAATCTCGGCCACTACTCCGAACGATACACGTTTCTCTGAGCAGTGGGATATGAATAACACCGGACAAACAGGCGGAACACCGGATGCCGATATCGATGCACCAGAAGCCTGGGATATTGCAACCGGCGGTAACACTGCGCTTGGCGATACAATCGTTGTGGCAGTTGTTGACGGCGGCGGAGACCTTGCCAATACAGAGCTCAGCTACTGGAAAAACTACGGTGAAATTCCCGGTAACGGAATCGATGACGACGGCAACGGATACATCGATGACGTAAACGGCTGGAGCGCAATTAACAACAACGGAACAATTCCTGTAGAATCTCACTCAACTCACGTTGCAGGTACTGTCGGCGCAAAAGGTAATAACGGCGCTGGTGTAACCGGCGTGAACTGGAAAGTTAAAGTAATGGCAGTTCACGGTTCAACCAGTTCAGAAGCTGTTGCAATCAAGGCTTACGGCTACGTTTACAAACAAAGAAAACTCTATAACGAAACTAACGGAGTCAAAGGCGCATTCGTAGTTTCAACTAACTCTTCTTTCGGAGTTGATAACGGTCAGCCTTCAAGCTACCCGCTATGGTGCGCGTTTTATGATTCACTCGGAAGAGTCGGAGTTCTTTCAGCCGGCGCAGGCCCGAACAATAATGTAAACATTGACGTGGTTGGAGATATTCCAACTGCATGTCCAAGTCCGTTTATGATAGCTGTTACAAATACAACAAATACAGATGTAAGAAATTCAGGAGCAGGTTACGGACCCATTAATATGGACTTAGGCGCTCCCGGAACAAACATACTTTCAACCTTGCCCAATAATACTTTTGGTCTCAATACAGGAACATCCATGGCAACTCCTCACGTAGCTGGAGCAGTGGGACTTATGTTCAATGCCGCAGGAGCAAATTTAATTCAGCTCGGAAGATTAAAACCGGATTCACTTGCTTCTTACATGAAGTTTGTGATGCTATCAACAGTTGATACACTTGCCTCGCTTAATACACAAGTTCTTTCAAAAGGAAGATTAAATCTTTTCAAAGCAGTTAATAAAGTTAAAGTAGCAAACGTTCCTGTTCTCAATGCATTCAATCTAACATCACCCACTGCGGGAACCACTGTAACCACTTTCCCCGGTTCACAGACTAATATAACATTTACATGGGATACATCTGCCACAGGAGCGACTTATAAATTTATATTCGGTTCGCCTTCTGCAACAAACAGACAGATTCAGGTTGATGCAGGAACAAATTCATTCACTATAAAATCAGGAACACTCGATAGCATACTTGCAAATCTTGGTGTTGCATCAGGCAGTTCACTCGTAGGTTCATGGGATGTATATGCAAAAAGATTAATACCTGTTAACGATTCTTTAAAAGCAGCTAACGGTCCGAGAACAGTTACATTAGCAAGAGGACTTGTTACCGTAAGTCCTTTTGCATTAGTGCAGCCGGCAAACAATACGACATTGATAACAGCTCCTAACGATAACTCAAATGTAAATATTTCATGGAGAAGCGGCGGAGCAGGAATAAAATACAAATGGCAGTTCGATAGCCCTTCATTCGCAGGACCCGTTATATTAAATATACCTTCCGGCAATAATTCATTTGATACTACCATTACATTAGTAAACTCAGCGCTTGACGGAATGCTTCAGGCATACGGTCTGAACAGAGGCGATTCACTTGTTGGTCAATGGAAAGTGTATGCTTTCAGGAGCCCTACAGATTCCACTGCATCAAGCGAAACAAGAAATTTAACTTTAAGAAGAGTCGGAACATTGCTTCTTAACGAGTCATTTGAAAATGCAACGTTCCCCCCTGCAGAGTGGAGCACAGCAGGAACAGGTACAATTTACTGGGTTCGTTCAACAGGAACAGGCGGTTACGGCAACGGAACAGCATCTGCCAAATATGATTTCTGGACGGCAACAGCTTCCACTGGAGCACAGTCATTAGTATCAAATCAGTTCCCTGCTGTTACAAGTCCGACCAATTATTTAAGATTCAATTATGCCTGCGCATATTACTCTGCAACATCTATTGACTCATGTATTGTGGAGACATCAACCGATGCAGGAACAACATGGACAAGATTACTGGGAATGTATCAGTCAGCTTCGCTGACTTCGGGATATAACTCATCTCCAGTAATGTCAACGGTTTCTTCTACTTCATCATTTACTCCGACTGCATCGCAATGGGCAACTAAAATTTTATCAATGCCTGTTGGTACAAATAAAATAAGACTTACAGCAAAGAGCGCGTACGGAAACAACCTGTACATTGATAACATTACTTCAGGAACTGTAACAGGAATCGGAAACCAGCTGACTCTTACTCCGGAGAAGTATGAATTATCTCAGAACTATCCGAATCCTTTCAATCCGACAACGAAGATTTCTTATTCAATTCCAAAAGCAGGAATTGTAACAATGAAAATCTTTGATGTAACAGGAAGAGAAGTTGCTTCACTCGTAAATGAACTCATGCAGCCGGGAGCATATACAGTTGACTTCAATGCATCTGCATTTGCGTCGGGAGTTTATTTCTACAGACTGGAAGCTCAGGACTTTATAGATACAAAAAGAATGGTTCTATTAAAATAA
- a CDS encoding pyridoxamine 5'-phosphate oxidase family protein — protein MGKLQNTISQANIEFIEKQHIFFVGTAPLSKDGRVNVSPKGLDCFRVLSENEVGYMDLISSGNETSAHTLENGRITIMFCSFDDKPLILRLYGKGRAVLNNSEEWEKYSSHFKIYPSTRQLIIADIDLVQMSCGFGVPEYEFKADRDVHFKWAEAKGEEGLYEYIQEKNLISLDGLPTDLSIKK, from the coding sequence ATGGGTAAACTTCAGAATACAATCTCACAGGCAAATATAGAATTTATAGAGAAGCAGCATATATTTTTTGTTGGGACTGCTCCGCTCAGCAAAGACGGGCGAGTGAATGTTTCTCCCAAAGGATTAGACTGCTTCAGAGTGTTATCGGAGAATGAAGTCGGATACATGGATCTGATTTCCAGCGGCAACGAAACTTCTGCTCATACACTAGAGAACGGCCGCATAACAATTATGTTCTGCTCCTTTGATGATAAGCCGTTAATATTAAGATTGTACGGAAAGGGCAGAGCCGTGCTGAATAATTCTGAAGAGTGGGAAAAGTATTCTTCACATTTTAAAATTTATCCGAGCACCAGGCAGCTTATAATTGCCGATATTGATTTAGTACAGATGTCGTGCGGATTCGGAGTGCCGGAGTATGAATTTAAAGCTGACCGGGACGTACATTTCAAATGGGCAGAAGCTAAAGGAGAAGAAGGACTGTATGAATATATTCAGGAAAAGAACTTAATAAGTCTCGATGGACTGCCTACTGACCTGTCAATAAAAAAATAA
- a CDS encoding PQQ-dependent sugar dehydrogenase, whose product MIPVIFSLLILFSCSKPQQQNTTSTPKENTTKSSGSNKEAVDYTIETFAENLTVPWSIAWTDKDRMLVNERSGKIRIIQNGKLQDAPLLEVKDVSSNAEEGLMGLAIDPNYSSNKFIYISYAYGGSDKLSVKVVRYKDDGNSVSDEKILIDKIQGTHLHAGCRIKFGPDGKLYITTGDATDRQIAQDLKNMGGKILRLNSDGTIPADNPFPNSPIWTYGHRNPQGIDWYPGTSIMWETEHGPSGFDGPGGGDEVNVIVKGSNYGWPVVSHDGHKDGMVAPVLVYTPAEAPASGMFYKSGIITQFKNNFFFGCLRGRGIIRVIVDENNPEKVVSFEKMKDINIGRIREIAEGPDGAIYFSTSNKDGRGNPASNDDRIMRIIKK is encoded by the coding sequence ATGATTCCAGTAATTTTTTCACTTCTCATTTTATTTTCCTGCTCAAAACCACAACAGCAAAATACAACATCAACTCCAAAAGAAAACACAACAAAATCTTCAGGTTCCAATAAGGAAGCAGTTGATTATACCATAGAAACGTTTGCAGAAAACCTAACTGTGCCTTGGTCAATTGCATGGACGGATAAAGACAGAATGCTGGTAAACGAACGCTCCGGCAAGATAAGGATTATTCAAAACGGAAAACTTCAGGATGCTCCGCTGCTTGAAGTTAAAGATGTTTCATCAAATGCTGAAGAAGGACTTATGGGACTTGCAATAGATCCCAATTACTCTTCTAACAAGTTTATATATATAAGCTATGCTTACGGAGGTAGTGATAAATTATCTGTAAAAGTTGTAAGATACAAAGATGACGGCAATTCAGTTTCTGATGAAAAAATATTAATAGATAAAATTCAGGGAACGCATTTACATGCAGGATGCAGAATAAAATTCGGACCTGACGGCAAATTATATATTACAACGGGCGATGCAACTGACAGACAAATTGCGCAGGACTTGAAAAACATGGGAGGTAAAATTTTAAGACTGAATTCAGACGGCACAATACCCGCTGATAACCCGTTTCCAAACTCTCCTATCTGGACTTACGGTCATAGAAATCCGCAAGGAATAGACTGGTACCCGGGTACAAGTATAATGTGGGAAACTGAACACGGTCCTTCAGGATTTGACGGTCCCGGCGGAGGCGATGAAGTTAATGTTATCGTTAAAGGCAGCAATTACGGCTGGCCGGTTGTTTCGCATGATGGTCATAAAGACGGAATGGTTGCCCCGGTTCTTGTTTATACTCCGGCTGAAGCACCTGCATCAGGAATGTTTTATAAATCAGGAATTATAACTCAGTTCAAAAATAACTTTTTCTTTGGATGCCTTAGAGGCAGAGGAATTATTAGAGTAATAGTAGATGAAAATAATCCTGAGAAAGTTGTATCATTTGAAAAGATGAAAGATATTAATATTGGAAGAATAAGAGAAATAGCTGAAGGACCTGACGGAGCGATTTATTTTTCTACATCTAATAAAGACGGCAGAGGAAATCCTGCATCCAATGATGACAGAATTATGAGAATAATTAAGAAATAA
- a CDS encoding tetratricopeptide repeat protein: protein MSRIETLLNLLEQNPGDEFTKYALALEYVSLQETDNAEKYLKELIAVSPGYLATYYQYGKLLEDKGEVDEARKIYNQGLFVATSQDDLHTKAELQDALDNLF, encoded by the coding sequence ATGAGCAGAATAGAAACATTACTAAATCTACTTGAACAAAATCCCGGTGACGAATTCACGAAGTATGCACTGGCTTTGGAATATGTGTCTTTACAAGAAACTGATAACGCTGAAAAATACCTAAAGGAGTTAATTGCTGTATCTCCAGGTTATCTTGCAACTTATTATCAGTACGGCAAGCTTTTGGAAGATAAAGGTGAAGTGGATGAGGCGAGAAAGATATATAATCAGGGATTGTTTGTTGCAACATCACAGGACGACTTGCACACTAAGGCAGAACTGCAGGATGCCCTGGATAACCTGTTTTAA
- a CDS encoding transposase yields MRSSYKIVDNQYPYFITSTVIEWIPIFTNSKYCDILINALKFYQSNKNLKILSFVIMDNHFHLIAINENLSRIISDFKKFTAKEILSVLKEDNKEWVLNQFEYYKKKHKIESNFQVWQEGFHPIQISSQQIFNQKIEYIHYNPVRRGLIENPEDWKYSSAAYYLKNKKCVIDIDSF; encoded by the coding sequence ATGCGTTCTTCATATAAAATAGTTGATAACCAATATCCTTACTTCATTACATCCACTGTTATAGAATGGATACCTATTTTCACAAATTCCAAATATTGCGACATTCTTATAAATGCACTTAAATTTTATCAGTCGAATAAAAATTTAAAAATACTTTCATTTGTAATTATGGATAATCATTTTCATTTAATTGCAATTAATGAAAACTTATCAAGAATAATTTCTGATTTTAAAAAATTCACTGCAAAAGAAATATTATCAGTGTTAAAAGAAGATAACAAGGAATGGGTATTAAATCAGTTTGAATATTATAAGAAGAAACATAAGATCGAAAGTAATTTTCAAGTCTGGCAGGAAGGATTTCATCCAATTCAAATCTCATCACAACAAATTTTCAATCAGAAAATAGAATATATTCATTATAATCCGGTTAGAAGGGGATTAATTGAAAATCCTGAAGATTGGAAATACAGCTCTGCGGCATATTATCTGAAAAATAAGAAATGTGTAATTGATATTGATAGTTTTTAA
- a CDS encoding ammonium transporter: protein MNFDTGNTGFMLLATSLVMLMTPGLAFFYGGLVGRKNVLAIMMQSFVSMGVTTVLWWLVGYSMCFSGDLKSGTDILGIIGNFKMSFLLGMDMTTPSPLNPSIPLFVFVAYQMMFAIITPALITGAFANRVKFKAYLAFLVAWLLFVYFPFVHMVWGGGILAQWGVKDFAGGIVVHNIAGMAALASVLYVGKRQVEDKGLHSIPLIALGTGLLWFGWYGFNAGSEFAVDSVTAIAFLNTDIAASFAAVMWLAMAWMFEEKPKFVGLLTGAVAGLATITPAAGYVTTNSAVIIGCISGVVCYGAVYLKNKMGWDDALDVWGVHGVGGMIGVIMLGIFGTVAVNATGSNGLLYGDSHFFWIQLGAILLSSIYAFGFTYLMLFVINLFTKVKTTAEEEKTGLDATLHGEQAYI, encoded by the coding sequence ATGAATTTTGATACAGGAAATACGGGATTTATGCTGCTCGCTACGAGCTTAGTTATGCTTATGACTCCCGGTCTCGCGTTTTTCTACGGCGGCCTCGTCGGCAGAAAAAATGTATTGGCTATTATGATGCAGAGCTTCGTTTCTATGGGTGTTACTACAGTCCTATGGTGGTTAGTAGGTTACTCAATGTGCTTCAGCGGAGATTTAAAATCCGGCACAGATATCCTTGGTATCATAGGAAATTTTAAGATGTCATTTTTACTGGGTATGGATATGACTACTCCATCACCTCTCAATCCTTCAATTCCACTTTTTGTTTTTGTTGCATATCAGATGATGTTTGCAATAATAACACCTGCTTTAATTACCGGCGCATTTGCCAACCGCGTAAAGTTCAAAGCATATTTAGCATTTTTAGTTGCATGGTTACTTTTTGTTTATTTCCCGTTCGTCCACATGGTTTGGGGCGGAGGCATTTTAGCTCAATGGGGAGTAAAAGATTTTGCAGGCGGTATTGTCGTTCACAATATTGCAGGTATGGCTGCATTAGCATCTGTACTTTACGTTGGTAAAAGACAGGTTGAAGATAAAGGCCTACACTCAATTCCGTTGATAGCTCTCGGTACAGGTTTGCTTTGGTTCGGATGGTACGGCTTTAACGCAGGCAGTGAGTTTGCAGTTGATTCAGTAACAGCAATTGCATTTTTAAATACAGATATCGCAGCTTCTTTTGCAGCAGTTATGTGGCTTGCAATGGCTTGGATGTTTGAAGAGAAACCAAAGTTTGTCGGTCTGCTTACAGGAGCAGTTGCAGGACTTGCAACCATCACTCCCGCAGCAGGTTATGTTACAACTAACTCAGCCGTAATTATCGGATGTATCTCAGGAGTTGTATGCTACGGAGCAGTTTATCTTAAGAATAAAATGGGATGGGATGACGCGCTTGACGTATGGGGCGTTCACGGAGTCGGCGGTATGATCGGAGTAATTATGCTGGGTATTTTCGGAACAGTTGCAGTCAATGCAACGGGAAGCAACGGATTATTATACGGTGATTCTCACTTCTTCTGGATTCAGTTAGGCGCAATATTGTTAAGCTCAATTTATGCATTCGGATTTACTTATCTTATGCTCTTTGTAATAAATCTCTTCACAAAAGTTAAAACAACTGCTGAAGAAGAAAAAACAGGACTCGATGCAACTCTTCACGGAGAGCAGGCCTATATATAA
- a CDS encoding imidazolonepropionase → MLLLKNISQLVTCSNVNNFPKKGKEQNEIGLRLDSNIIVDKGRIEFIGSSKSLSKILKKKKIKITKEIDCKNKVVTPGFIDSHTHFVFAGNREDEYEMQIAGKTYQEIAAAGGGIISTVNAVRKSSFNNLYEIAERRLKKFVETGTTTIEAKSGYGLDTNNEIKILKVINKLKEKNKFGLDIIPTFLGAHAVPKGVTKKAYIESICYEMIPKIAKENLAEFIDVFCEVNYFDAEETSMIFEQGMRFGLIPKIHTDQFNSIGGVKAALKHKAISVDHLEVLKDKDIKKLSGKNTIATLLPGVSYFLDISYQPARKLISNNVPVTLATDFNPGSCPTQNIQTIMSLASLELKMTAEEILNAVTINAAYAVNRQNRIGSIEIGKQADLLVFDIPSYKFITYNFGVNNITNVIKKGRIIK, encoded by the coding sequence ATGTTACTATTAAAAAATATTTCTCAGTTAGTTACCTGCTCCAACGTAAATAATTTTCCAAAGAAAGGAAAAGAGCAGAATGAAATCGGCTTGCGCTTAGATTCCAATATTATTGTAGATAAAGGAAGAATAGAGTTTATAGGCTCATCAAAATCTCTTTCAAAAATATTAAAAAAGAAAAAAATAAAGATAACCAAAGAGATTGATTGCAAGAATAAAGTTGTAACTCCGGGATTTATAGATTCCCATACTCATTTTGTTTTTGCAGGGAACAGAGAAGATGAATATGAGATGCAAATTGCCGGAAAGACTTACCAGGAAATTGCTGCTGCAGGCGGCGGAATTATTTCAACTGTTAATGCAGTAAGAAAATCTTCCTTTAATAATCTTTATGAGATTGCCGAAAGAAGATTAAAGAAATTTGTTGAAACGGGAACAACTACCATTGAAGCAAAGTCAGGGTATGGATTAGATACAAACAATGAGATTAAAATTTTAAAAGTAATAAATAAGCTTAAGGAAAAAAATAAGTTCGGGCTTGATATAATTCCTACATTTCTTGGCGCTCATGCTGTGCCCAAAGGTGTAACAAAGAAAGCGTACATCGAAAGTATCTGCTATGAAATGATTCCGAAGATTGCAAAAGAAAATCTTGCAGAATTTATTGATGTGTTCTGTGAAGTGAATTATTTTGATGCTGAAGAAACGAGTATGATATTTGAACAGGGAATGAGATTCGGGTTGATACCTAAAATTCACACTGACCAGTTTAATTCAATAGGCGGAGTGAAAGCTGCATTAAAACACAAAGCAATTTCAGTTGACCACCTTGAAGTCCTGAAGGATAAAGATATAAAGAAACTATCGGGTAAAAATACCATTGCAACATTACTTCCCGGAGTTTCATACTTTCTGGATATTTCTTATCAGCCGGCAAGAAAGTTAATATCCAATAATGTTCCCGTTACACTGGCAACCGATTTCAATCCCGGAAGCTGCCCGACACAAAACATACAAACTATTATGTCACTGGCTTCACTTGAATTAAAGATGACTGCAGAAGAAATTTTGAACGCAGTTACAATTAATGCAGCTTACGCTGTGAACCGTCAGAACAGAATCGGAAGTATTGAAATCGGCAAGCAGGCAGACTTACTTGTTTTTGATATTCCCTCCTATAAATTTATTACATATAACTTTGGTGTGAACAATATTACAAATGTTATAAAGAAAGGCCGAATTATAAAGTAG